One segment of Nostoc flagelliforme CCNUN1 DNA contains the following:
- a CDS encoding ion transporter yields MLLSRQETEFYLKDLETPLGKAINLTLAVMVLVSSGIFVAETYNIPDSARFQLNVADTAIVIVFAVEYSLRLWSAENKIKYIFSFYSIIDIMAILPFFLGMVDISFIRLLRWFRILRLIRFIDRKFLFASISTEDGMIFARILFTLFAIVFIYSGLIYQVEHPVNPQNYGTFLDAFYYSVVTMTTVGFGDVVPISELGRLLTVLMIFTGIALIPWQVGDLIKRVVKTANQVETICSGCGLAFHDVDAGFCKRCGTKLPSSKVI; encoded by the coding sequence ATGTTACTGAGCAGACAAGAAACAGAGTTCTACTTAAAAGACCTGGAAACACCATTAGGTAAAGCGATTAATTTAACGCTTGCCGTTATGGTGCTAGTATCATCAGGAATTTTTGTGGCAGAAACTTATAATATTCCTGATTCTGCGCGGTTTCAGTTGAATGTTGCCGATACTGCGATCGTCATCGTCTTCGCGGTGGAATATTCACTCCGTCTGTGGAGTGCGGAAAACAAAATTAAGTATATTTTTAGCTTTTATTCGATTATTGACATAATGGCGATTTTGCCTTTCTTTCTTGGAATGGTGGATATCAGCTTTATCCGCCTACTGCGATGGTTTCGGATTTTACGATTAATCAGATTTATCGATAGGAAATTTTTATTCGCCAGTATCAGCACCGAAGATGGAATGATTTTTGCGCGAATATTATTTACATTATTTGCAATTGTTTTTATTTATTCTGGCTTAATTTATCAAGTAGAGCATCCGGTTAATCCTCAAAATTACGGTACATTTTTGGATGCTTTTTATTACTCTGTTGTCACAATGACAACTGTGGGATTTGGCGATGTTGTTCCAATTTCGGAATTAGGGCGCTTGCTAACAGTACTGATGATTTTTACAGGAATTGCGCTGATTCCTTGGCAAGTAGGGGATTTAATTAAGCGAGTGGTGAAAACTGCTAATCAGGTAGAAACAATTTGTTCAGGTTGTGGTTTGGCTTTCCATGATGTAGATGCTGGGTTTTGTAAAAGGTGTGGGACTAAGTTGCCTAGTAGCAAGGTTATTTAA
- a CDS encoding nucleoside deaminase: protein MNPEYFMRLALAEAKEGDAPYGAVIVKENEVVAVAHNTVNRDNDPSAHAEINVIRSLTAKLKNPSLEGYSIYTTGEPCPMCATACVWSGVSEIVYGASIQDLITLNQSQINISCEEVIAKSFRNIKVTKGVLKNECLDLFK from the coding sequence ATGAACCCAGAATATTTTATGCGTTTAGCATTAGCAGAAGCAAAAGAAGGAGATGCGCCTTATGGTGCTGTGATTGTTAAAGAAAACGAAGTCGTTGCCGTAGCTCATAACACTGTTAACAGAGACAACGATCCATCAGCCCATGCGGAAATTAACGTTATTCGTAGTTTAACAGCTAAACTTAAAAACCCTTCTTTAGAAGGTTATAGCATATATACAACTGGTGAACCCTGTCCAATGTGTGCAACTGCTTGTGTTTGGAGTGGCGTATCAGAAATTGTATATGGTGCTTCAATTCAAGATTTGATTACTCTAAATCAATCACAAATTAATATATCTTGCGAAGAAGTGATCGCTAAGTCATTTAGAAACATCAAAGTCACCAAAGGCGTTTTAAAAAATGAATGCTTGGATTTATTTAAATAA
- a CDS encoding peroxiredoxin: protein MISRRTFLSILFASCISLISWLNFTPAANALGGKLPAINQPAPEFTLPTNTGNGKISLSDLRGKWLVLYFYPKDFTSGCTIEARRFQQDLPQYLEKNAQIIGVSADDIDSHAEFCDSEGLKFPLLADTDGSVSKAYGSWLGYLSMRHSFIIDPQGVLRETFVKVNPNIHSSEVLARLEKLQSAAS from the coding sequence ATGATTTCCCGCCGCACTTTTTTAAGCATATTATTTGCCAGCTGTATTTCTCTCATCAGCTGGCTGAATTTTACCCCTGCTGCTAACGCCCTTGGTGGTAAACTTCCTGCAATTAATCAACCCGCACCAGAGTTTACTTTGCCAACCAATACAGGTAATGGCAAAATTTCCCTCTCTGACTTGCGCGGTAAGTGGCTAGTTCTCTACTTTTATCCTAAAGACTTCACCTCTGGTTGTACTATAGAGGCTCGCCGTTTTCAGCAAGACTTACCCCAATACCTCGAAAAAAATGCTCAGATTATTGGCGTAAGTGCTGATGATATTGATTCTCACGCCGAATTTTGTGATTCAGAGGGACTAAAATTCCCACTGTTGGCTGACACTGATGGTTCAGTGAGTAAAGCTTACGGTTCGTGGCTCGGCTACTTATCTATGCGCCACAGTTTTATCATCGATCCTCAGGGCGTCTTGCGCGAGACTTTTGTCAAAGTTAACCCAAACATTCATAGTTCAGAAGTGCTGGCACGATTAGAAAAATTACAATCCGCAGCTTCTTAG
- a CDS encoding two-partner secretion domain-containing protein has translation MSGLGFTRWGALVTIALGVSFCTIDYAIAQITPDGTLPNNTSVTREGNTFNITGGTQAGGNLFHSFGEFSVNTGGTASFNNALDIQNIISRVTGGSVSNINGIISTKGTANLFLINPNGIIFGQNAQLNIGGSFVASTANALQFGNRGFFSATEQNTPSPLLTINPSALLFNQINQNAVIQNSSVAFAGKDPAGFDAFGLRVPDGKSLLLVGGNVSMDGGELNAYGGQVELGGLGEPGTVGLGVDGDNLSLRFLENVARTEISLTNQARIYVEGAGGGNIAVYARNLDILEGSILSAGIGEGLGTSETVAGDITLNATREIKVAGESRVRNLVRLGSKGNGGNITIDSGDFSLGDRAQLSASTFGQGNGGNITIDSGSFSLQDGTALIASTYGRGNAGNLTVRALDAVTLADNAGIVSIVEAGGVGKGGNIDINAATLSLIDGATLQTLTREASDGQIAGRGDAGNVNVNVTGKVDIAGRKNGFASGITSQVNTGTQGNGGNITIDSGSFSLRDGAGLQASTFGQGNAGNVTVRARDAVTLADADIFSAVEAGGVGKGGNIDINAATLSLIDGAVLVTATREASDGQIAGRGDAGNVNVNVTGKVDIAGEKNGFPSGIFSFVNPGTQGNGGNITINSGSFSLRDRAKLETSTFGQGNAGTIKVNAADFFTISGKSSDISSGLFVNSQSPTGTAGDIIVTSPRVTLDNGGIFNAESASGNGGDINLQTDLLLLRRGAQISTTAGTAEAGGDGGNINIDVPSGFIVAVPNENSDIAANAFSGTGGRVNIKANGIYGIQFRENPTLLSDITASSEFGTQGTVELNTPGIDPNSGLVELPTIAVETEVAQVCDSPGYAQSSFIITGRGGLPPNPTKDVLPNGTVEVGWVSLKSSSDANWRRYANGGLRQSSNPPVTTKAVTPTPERIVEASGWAVNKKGEVVLTANLSAGGRGSWHKDVPCSATHAHQ, from the coding sequence ATGTCCGGTTTGGGTTTTACTCGTTGGGGTGCTTTAGTGACTATCGCTCTAGGTGTCAGCTTTTGTACCATTGATTATGCGATCGCTCAAATAACTCCAGATGGCACTTTACCTAATAATACTAGCGTCACAAGAGAGGGTAACACCTTTAACATTACTGGAGGAACTCAAGCTGGTGGTAATTTGTTTCACAGCTTTGGTGAGTTTTCTGTGAATACTGGTGGTACTGCTTCTTTTAATAATGCCCTAGATATTCAAAATATCATTAGCCGAGTTACGGGTGGATCTGTATCTAATATTAATGGGATAATAAGCACTAAGGGTACAGCTAACCTGTTTTTAATAAATCCCAACGGTATTATTTTTGGTCAGAATGCTCAGTTAAATATTGGTGGTTCTTTTGTAGCGAGTACAGCGAATGCACTGCAATTCGGAAATCGAGGATTTTTTAGCGCTACTGAGCAAAATACCCCTTCACCGTTGTTGACTATTAATCCTTCAGCATTGCTGTTTAATCAGATTAATCAAAACGCAGTGATTCAAAATAGCTCAGTTGCATTTGCAGGAAAAGATCCAGCAGGGTTTGACGCATTTGGTTTGCGAGTACCAGATGGAAAAAGCTTGCTGCTGGTGGGTGGTAATGTCAGCATGGATGGGGGAGAATTAAATGCTTATGGTGGACAAGTTGAGTTAGGAGGATTGGGTGAACCTGGTACTGTAGGGCTGGGTGTAGATGGCGATAATCTCAGCTTGAGGTTTCTTGAGAATGTAGCGCGAACTGAGATATCCCTTACTAATCAAGCACGTATATATGTAGAAGGCGCTGGTGGCGGTAATATTGCAGTCTATGCTAGAAATCTAGACATATTGGAAGGAAGTATTTTAAGTGCTGGTATTGGGGAAGGTTTAGGGACATCTGAAACTGTTGCAGGAGATATTACGCTTAATGCTACTAGGGAAATCAAAGTTGCTGGTGAGAGCAGAGTTCGTAACCTTGTGCGTTTGGGGTCAAAAGGCAATGGGGGTAACATTACTATCGATTCTGGCGACTTCTCGTTAGGCGATCGCGCTCAACTTTCTGCCTCAACTTTTGGACAAGGGAATGGTGGTAACATTACTATCGATTCTGGTTCTTTCTCGTTACAAGATGGCACTGCGCTTATTGCCTCAACTTATGGACGAGGGAATGCGGGGAATCTGACAGTGCGGGCACTTGATGCTGTAACTCTAGCAGATAATGCTGGCATCGTCAGCATAGTGGAAGCAGGGGGTGTGGGTAAGGGAGGTAATATTGACATCAATGCTGCAACACTATCACTAATTGATGGCGCTACCCTGCAAACCCTTACTCGGGAAGCATCTGATGGCCAGATCGCAGGACGGGGGGATGCGGGGAATGTCAATGTTAATGTTACTGGGAAAGTTGATATTGCTGGGAGGAAAAACGGTTTTGCTAGTGGGATTACCAGCCAGGTAAATACGGGAACACAAGGTAATGGGGGTAACATTACTATCGATTCTGGTTCATTTTCGTTACGCGATGGCGCTGGACTTCAAGCCTCAACTTTTGGACAAGGGAATGCGGGGAATGTGACAGTGCGGGCACGAGATGCTGTAACTCTAGCAGATGCTGACATTTTCAGCGCGGTAGAAGCAGGAGGTGTAGGTAAAGGTGGCAATATCGACATCAATGCTGCAACACTATCACTAATTGATGGCGCTGTACTGGTAACTGCTACTCGTGAAGCATCTGATGGCCAGATCGCAGGACGGGGGGATGCGGGGAATGTCAATGTTAATGTTACTGGGAAAGTTGACATTGCTGGGGAGAAAAACGGTTTTCCCAGTGGGATTTTCAGCTTTGTGAATCCGGGAACACAAGGCAATGGGGGTAACATTACTATCAATTCTGGTTCATTCTCATTACGCGATCGCGCTAAACTTGAAACCTCAACATTTGGACAAGGGAATGCAGGCACAATTAAAGTTAATGCTGCTGATTTTTTCACCATTTCTGGCAAGAGTTCTGACATTAGCAGTGGCTTGTTCGTGAACTCCCAAAGTCCGACGGGTACTGCTGGAGATATTATCGTCACCTCACCTAGAGTTACCTTAGACAACGGTGGCATATTCAACGCCGAATCTGCATCGGGTAACGGTGGTGATATCAACTTACAAACTGATTTACTGCTTCTGCGTCGTGGTGCTCAAATTTCTACGACCGCAGGCACGGCAGAAGCTGGTGGCGATGGTGGCAACATTAATATTGATGTCCCGTCGGGCTTTATCGTTGCCGTGCCTAATGAAAATAGTGACATCGCTGCCAATGCTTTTTCAGGTACGGGTGGGAGAGTAAATATTAAAGCGAACGGCATTTATGGTATTCAGTTTCGTGAAAATCCAACTCTCTTGAGTGATATCACTGCTAGTTCAGAATTTGGTACGCAAGGCACCGTAGAACTTAATACACCTGGTATCGACCCCAACAGTGGCTTAGTTGAGTTACCCACGATAGCTGTAGAAACTGAAGTAGCGCAAGTCTGCGATAGCCCAGGTTATGCTCAAAGCAGCTTTATCATTACTGGACGCGGCGGTTTACCTCCTAATCCCACCAAGGATGTTCTCCCAAACGGCACAGTAGAAGTAGGTTGGGTATCACTCAAGTCTAGCAGCGATGCCAATTGGAGACGCTACGCGAACGGCGGGCTACGCCAAAGCAGCAATCCACCTGTTACTACTAAGGCAGTAACACCAACACCAGAACGTATTGTAGAAGCAAGTGGATGGGCGGTAAACAAAAAGGGAGAGGTAGTACTTACAGCTAATTTATCTGCTGGCGGTCGTGGTTCATGGCACAAAGATGTACCTTGCAGTGCAACTCATGCTCATCAGTAA
- a CDS encoding B12-binding domain-containing radical SAM protein: MTVNLKSLENPTHIAADSKTAPITKRTSYVPSQHRRILCIFPKYSRSFGTFHHAYPLMGNVRAFMPPQGILIVAAYLPKEWEVRFIDENVKSATRADYQWCDVVIVSGMHIQKPQINQINELAHRAGKITVVGGPSVSGCPEYYPEFDILHLGELGDASDRMIEYLDQNLERPQAQIRFETKERLPLTEFPTPAYHLLNINDYFLANVQFSSGCPYHCEFCDIPELYGNSPRMKTPEQVVAELDAMRQSGNLGAVYFVDDNFVGDRRAAMKLLPHLIEWQKRNGYPIQFACEATLNLAQSPKLLEMMREAYFCTIFCGIETPEPDALHAISKDQNLSMPILKAIQVLNSYGMEVVSGIIIGLDTDTPETADRIIEFIRASQIPMLTINLLHALPRTPLWRRLEAEGRLVFDESRESNVEFLMPYEQVLEMWRRCITTAYEPEFLYQRFAYNIEHTYPNRIEVPNSPARTSGANIRKGLTYLANILLRVGIFSNYRQTFWKMAKPALKAGNIENLIHVGLVGHHLIKFAQDCAKNEESASFYSQKILTKVRS, from the coding sequence ATGACTGTGAATCTGAAGTCTTTAGAAAACCCAACCCATATAGCGGCCGATTCAAAAACCGCTCCTATCACTAAGAGAACCAGCTACGTTCCCTCGCAACATCGACGTATCCTTTGTATCTTTCCTAAGTACAGCCGCTCCTTTGGCACTTTTCATCACGCCTACCCACTCATGGGTAATGTCCGGGCTTTTATGCCACCCCAAGGTATTTTAATTGTGGCTGCCTACTTACCTAAAGAATGGGAAGTGCGGTTTATTGATGAGAATGTCAAATCAGCAACGAGAGCTGATTACCAATGGTGTGATGTGGTGATTGTGAGTGGAATGCATATCCAAAAACCACAGATTAATCAAATTAATGAACTTGCCCATCGAGCGGGCAAAATTACAGTTGTTGGTGGCCCCTCGGTATCTGGGTGTCCAGAATATTATCCTGAATTTGATATTTTACATTTGGGTGAATTGGGAGATGCAAGCGATCGCATGATCGAGTATCTAGACCAAAACCTGGAACGTCCTCAAGCGCAAATTCGCTTTGAAACCAAGGAACGTTTACCCCTAACAGAGTTTCCTACTCCAGCTTATCATTTGCTGAATATCAATGATTATTTTCTGGCAAATGTGCAGTTTTCTAGTGGTTGCCCTTATCACTGCGAGTTTTGTGATATTCCAGAACTCTACGGCAACAGTCCCCGGATGAAAACACCAGAGCAAGTGGTCGCGGAGTTAGATGCAATGCGACAATCTGGCAATCTGGGGGCAGTGTATTTTGTTGATGATAACTTTGTTGGCGATCGCCGTGCCGCTATGAAGTTGCTTCCTCATCTGATTGAGTGGCAAAAACGCAATGGCTACCCCATCCAGTTTGCTTGTGAAGCAACGCTCAACTTAGCTCAAAGTCCAAAACTGTTGGAGATGATGCGCGAAGCCTATTTTTGCACAATCTTTTGCGGTATCGAAACACCAGAACCAGATGCTCTCCACGCCATTTCTAAAGACCAAAATCTGAGTATGCCAATCTTAAAAGCAATTCAGGTTTTAAATAGCTATGGTATGGAAGTAGTATCAGGAATCATCATCGGGTTAGATACAGATACACCAGAAACAGCAGACCGAATTATCGAATTTATTCGGGCATCCCAAATTCCCATGTTGACAATTAACCTACTTCATGCATTGCCGAGAACTCCTTTATGGCGGAGGTTAGAAGCAGAAGGACGGCTTGTGTTTGATGAAAGCCGCGAATCAAATGTTGAGTTTTTGATGCCCTACGAGCAAGTTCTTGAAATGTGGCGGCGCTGCATCACAACTGCTTATGAGCCAGAATTTTTATATCAACGATTTGCTTACAACATAGAACACACCTATCCAAACCGCATCGAAGTACCTAACAGCCCAGCTCGCACCTCTGGGGCTAATATTCGCAAAGGTTTAACTTATTTAGCCAATATTTTGCTGCGAGTAGGCATATTTAGTAACTATCGTCAAACTTTTTGGAAAATGGCGAAGCCAGCATTAAAAGCAGGTAATATTGAAAACTTGATTCACGTTGGACTTGTCGGACATCATTTGATTAAGTTTGCCCAAGATTGTGCCAAAAACGAAGAATCGGCTTCGTTTTATTCCCAAAAAATCCTGACTAAAGTTCGTAGTTAA
- the modA gene encoding molybdate ABC transporter substrate-binding protein, with protein sequence MKRRQILGFLGIAVAGLLLAMGLPLVTPSPGIAQSSTNITVSAASSLKDALQEIKPLYQQSKSNINISYNFGASGALQQQIEQGAPADIFISAAKKQVDALEQKRLLLPGSRTNLANNSLVLIVAQDVVGISSFSNLTDSKIKKIAIGEPRSVPAGQYGEEVLKNLQLYDQLKSKFVFANNVRQVLAAVESGNAQAGIVYATDAKTSNKVKVVVTAEEKLHSPIVYPVAVIKSSKNISAAKQFVQFLSGSQAKTVLRKYGFIVR encoded by the coding sequence ATGAAAAGAAGACAAATTCTTGGCTTTCTGGGTATAGCAGTTGCAGGCTTGCTCCTGGCAATGGGTTTACCATTGGTTACTCCTTCTCCTGGAATAGCACAATCAAGCACCAACATAACCGTGTCCGCAGCTTCTAGCTTAAAAGATGCGCTGCAAGAAATTAAGCCTTTATACCAACAAAGTAAATCAAATATCAACATTAGTTATAACTTTGGGGCTTCTGGAGCTTTGCAGCAACAGATTGAGCAAGGTGCGCCTGCGGATATCTTTATTTCTGCTGCTAAAAAGCAGGTGGATGCCTTAGAACAAAAAAGACTGTTGCTACCAGGTAGCCGTACTAACCTGGCAAATAACAGTCTAGTCTTGATTGTGGCTCAGGATGTTGTTGGTATCAGTAGTTTCTCCAATTTAACAGATAGCAAGATTAAGAAAATTGCGATCGGTGAACCCAGAAGTGTACCCGCAGGGCAATATGGAGAGGAAGTTTTAAAGAATTTGCAACTTTATGATCAGCTTAAATCAAAATTTGTCTTTGCTAACAATGTGCGTCAAGTCTTGGCAGCAGTAGAAAGTGGTAATGCCCAAGCGGGCATAGTTTATGCCACTGATGCCAAAACTTCCAACAAGGTAAAAGTCGTAGTCACTGCTGAGGAAAAGCTTCACTCACCGATTGTCTATCCAGTAGCAGTAATTAAAAGCAGTAAAAATATTTCTGCTGCCAAACAATTTGTCCAGTTTTTATCTGGCAGTCAAGCTAAGACTGTACTCAGAAAATATGGATTTATTGTGCGGTAA
- a CDS encoding response regulator, which yields MIKVLLVDDQGLIRQGLRALLELEPDLEIVGEAENGEQAINLVAEFQPDVVLLDIRMPIMDGVAATREIQKRFAKTKILVLTTFDDDEYVSAALQNGAMGYLLKDTPSEELAVAIRAVYKGYTQLGPGIVKKLLTQFSNGTPTQSPPVPSSLAELTPREKEVLRLIATGASNREIAQELYISEGTVKNHVTNILNRLNLRDRTQAAIWANTYLSYLNESS from the coding sequence ATGATTAAAGTGCTGCTGGTAGATGACCAAGGTTTAATTCGTCAAGGATTAAGAGCGTTATTAGAATTAGAACCAGATTTAGAGATAGTGGGAGAAGCAGAAAACGGTGAACAGGCGATTAATTTAGTTGCTGAATTTCAGCCAGATGTAGTATTGCTGGATATCAGAATGCCGATTATGGATGGAGTTGCAGCGACGCGAGAAATTCAAAAACGCTTTGCCAAAACTAAAATTCTAGTACTAACGACTTTTGATGATGATGAATATGTATCAGCAGCGTTGCAAAATGGGGCAATGGGTTATTTATTGAAAGATACACCCTCAGAAGAATTAGCTGTTGCTATTCGTGCCGTTTATAAAGGATATACTCAATTAGGCCCAGGTATAGTAAAAAAACTGTTAACTCAGTTTTCTAATGGTACACCAACTCAATCACCGCCTGTACCGTCTAGTTTAGCTGAACTTACTCCGAGAGAAAAAGAGGTTTTGCGGTTAATTGCTACAGGCGCTAGTAACCGAGAAATTGCCCAGGAACTCTACATTTCTGAGGGGACTGTAAAAAATCATGTTACGAATATTTTAAACAGATTAAACTTGCGCGATCGCACTCAAGCTGCGATTTGGGCAAATACCTATTTATCTTATTTGAATGAATCAAGTTAA
- a CDS encoding sensor histidine kinase has product MNPPIQIKKHPFPSLLYLEWTLLAITALTAFIPPPLKHFRPKPPELSICGAFPDLSGCSILPELSIYSLIIFAAMGLKLPRNNQTHKVIYTAIEILLILIIGLFGERFSRLFPFLYIILVTRSCLIFQLNGRLFVTGLSFCLFLVTTQLKYQLFNFQASPQAQERYRFLILNSSLVFGLSLVFVLLMMNAVLSERQSREKLAIANEKLRQYAMQIENQATLEERNRIAREIHDSLGHSLTALNLQLETALKLWQANPGKAETFLATAKELGSKALKDVRESVSTMRLNPLQEQSLERAIASLSENFHRSNGILPISKINLQSPLPPEINTAIYRITQESLTNISKYAYATEVKLELATNRGNLRLIIQDNGRGFDLGQNTTGFGLHSMRDRTLALGGEFNINSAPGYGCKITVNIPLTRLT; this is encoded by the coding sequence ATGAATCCTCCAATTCAAATTAAGAAACATCCTTTTCCGTCTCTACTTTATTTAGAGTGGACATTACTGGCAATCACCGCATTGACAGCCTTTATACCACCTCCGTTAAAGCATTTTCGTCCTAAGCCTCCAGAACTATCAATTTGTGGTGCATTTCCAGACTTATCAGGTTGTAGCATATTACCAGAACTATCAATTTATAGTCTGATTATTTTTGCAGCAATGGGCTTAAAATTACCCAGAAATAACCAGACACACAAGGTAATATACACAGCTATTGAAATTCTATTGATTTTAATAATTGGACTTTTTGGAGAGAGATTTTCTCGGCTATTCCCCTTTCTATACATAATTTTAGTGACTCGGAGTTGTTTGATTTTTCAGTTAAATGGCCGTTTATTCGTTACAGGTTTATCATTTTGCTTATTTTTAGTTACTACACAACTAAAATATCAGTTATTCAATTTTCAAGCATCACCACAAGCACAAGAGCGATATCGATTTTTGATTTTGAATTCGTCGTTGGTATTTGGCTTAAGTTTGGTTTTTGTGTTGTTGATGATGAATGCAGTATTGTCTGAACGGCAAAGTCGAGAAAAGCTAGCGATCGCTAATGAAAAACTGCGCCAATATGCTATGCAAATTGAAAATCAAGCTACCTTAGAAGAACGCAACCGCATTGCTCGTGAAATTCATGATTCATTAGGGCATTCTCTAACTGCTTTAAATCTGCAATTAGAAACCGCTTTAAAACTATGGCAAGCTAACCCAGGTAAGGCTGAAACATTTCTAGCAACAGCAAAGGAATTAGGTTCAAAAGCGTTAAAAGATGTCCGAGAATCTGTTTCTACTATGCGTTTGAATCCCTTACAAGAACAATCCTTAGAACGAGCGATCGCTAGTCTTTCAGAAAACTTTCATCGTTCAAATGGTATTTTACCAATTTCTAAAATCAACCTGCAATCTCCTCTACCACCTGAAATAAACACCGCTATTTACCGGATTACTCAAGAATCTTTGACAAATATATCTAAATATGCTTATGCAACAGAGGTTAAACTAGAACTGGCTACGAATAGAGGCAATTTGCGATTGATAATTCAAGATAATGGTAGAGGTTTTGATTTAGGGCAAAATACTACTGGTTTTGGACTTCATAGTATGCGCGATCGCACTTTAGCTCTTGGAGGCGAGTTTAATATTAATAGCGCTCCAGGTTATGGTTGCAAAATTACAGTTAATATTCCCTTAACGAGGTTGACATAA
- the sipA gene encoding regulatory protein SipA, with the protein MSKEFAIGSKVRVVALPPYVKTAEPMPMLRPPDVIHIGEEGIVIDRRPGGYWGIRFTRGAFLLDSQYIESTDTPPESHLE; encoded by the coding sequence ATGTCTAAAGAATTCGCAATTGGTAGTAAAGTCCGGGTTGTGGCACTACCGCCCTACGTCAAAACTGCTGAACCCATGCCCATGCTACGCCCGCCCGATGTAATTCACATTGGCGAAGAGGGTATAGTTATTGACCGCAGACCTGGTGGATATTGGGGTATTCGCTTTACTAGGGGAGCCTTTCTCTTAGATAGTCAATACATCGAAAGCACTGATACCCCACCCGAATCTCATTTAGAATGA
- a CDS encoding Spy/CpxP family protein refolding chaperone: MKLKALSLLAGAFTKCAPCALALTLTATSFAVNAQTAFPSPVLLAQTPQKERGLWKELGLTDAQRTQIQAIKRDSRTKMEAVFTPEQKAKLEAAKQARQAERQAGQGQRQPGQRRGKGGYADLNLSEAQKTQIRQIQESKKQQIQAVLTPEQRQKMEQFRQNAPSRRQQGNPQ; encoded by the coding sequence ATGAAACTCAAAGCATTATCGCTACTCGCTGGAGCGTTCACGAAGTGTGCGCCTTGCGCTCTCGCTTTAACTTTAACTGCTACCTCCTTTGCTGTTAATGCCCAAACCGCTTTTCCTTCACCCGTGTTACTTGCACAAACTCCACAAAAAGAAAGGGGTCTTTGGAAAGAATTGGGTCTAACAGATGCACAAAGAACCCAAATTCAGGCAATTAAGCGCGATAGCCGCACCAAAATGGAGGCAGTTTTCACCCCAGAACAAAAGGCCAAGTTAGAGGCGGCGAAACAAGCACGTCAGGCTGAACGGCAAGCTGGTCAAGGTCAACGGCAACCAGGCCAACGTCGAGGAAAGGGTGGTTATGCTGACTTAAATCTGAGTGAAGCACAGAAAACCCAAATCCGACAAATCCAGGAGTCTAAAAAACAACAGATTCAAGCAGTCTTGACCCCCGAACAGCGCCAAAAAATGGAGCAATTCCGTCAAAATGCTCCTTCGCGCCGTCAACAAGGCAATCCCCAATAA
- a CDS encoding cupin domain-containing protein: protein MYATRCVIPVIKSSKDYQVYRISPDASNRLAIIFDSTSANTSLTCCIEIFDVGGETPPNRHQWAVEMFFVLKGEGIAICDGKSATIKAGDSLLVPPTGTHLIKNTGSSRLYTLTVMIPNEDFSELIRSGIPAELDAEDMAVLGRFDALMPC from the coding sequence ATGTACGCTACTCGTTGTGTAATTCCGGTTATCAAATCTAGCAAAGATTACCAAGTATATCGCATTAGTCCCGACGCCTCTAATCGATTAGCAATTATCTTTGATTCGACAAGTGCTAATACTTCCTTGACTTGCTGCATAGAAATTTTTGATGTTGGTGGAGAAACACCGCCAAATCGCCATCAGTGGGCAGTGGAAATGTTTTTCGTCCTCAAAGGGGAAGGGATCGCCATCTGTGACGGCAAGAGTGCCACAATCAAAGCTGGAGATAGTTTATTAGTGCCTCCCACCGGTACTCATTTGATTAAAAATACTGGTTCTAGTCGCTTGTACACATTGACTGTTATGATTCCCAATGAAGACTTTTCGGAATTGATTCGCAGTGGGATTCCGGCGGAGTTAGATGCAGAAGATATGGCAGTACTAGGGAGATTCGATGCTTTGATGCCCTGTTAA